The following proteins come from a genomic window of Desulfobacterales bacterium:
- a CDS encoding integration host factor subunit alpha: MTLTKANIIDVIPEELGMTRKKSSEAVETLLEIIKRTLGRGEDVLISGFGKFCVNQKKSRRGRNPATGDEMMLAPRKVVTFKCSGKLREKLNGND, translated from the coding sequence ATGACCCTGACAAAAGCCAACATCATTGATGTGATTCCGGAAGAGCTGGGAATGACGAGGAAAAAGAGTTCGGAAGCGGTTGAAACGCTTCTTGAGATCATCAAACGGACATTGGGCCGGGGAGAGGATGTGCTGATCAGTGGTTTCGGTAAATTTTGTGTCAATCAGAAAAAGTCGCGCAGGGGACGAAATCCGGCTACTGGGGACGAAATGATGCTGGCGCCGCGAAAAGTGGTTACCTTTAAATGCTCCGGAAAACTGCGGGAAAAGCTGAATGGGAACGATTAA
- a CDS encoding TMEM165/GDT1 family protein — translation MDFKLMLTTFGLVFLAELGDKTQLAAFCLSAHCDSKVSVFLGSATALVVTSLLAVLLGDIVARYVSPQMIKIGAGVFFIIVGLWTVFTPASAACSL, via the coding sequence ATGGATTTTAAACTGATGCTCACGACCTTCGGCCTCGTCTTTCTGGCCGAATTGGGGGATAAAACACAGTTGGCCGCATTTTGCCTCTCCGCCCATTGTGATTCAAAAGTATCCGTTTTTTTGGGATCGGCAACGGCGCTGGTGGTAACCTCTTTGCTGGCCGTGCTTCTAGGAGACATTGTCGCCCGTTATGTATCGCCACAGATGATTAAAATCGGCGCAGGCGTATTTTTCATTATCGTGGGACTGTGGACGGTTTTTACACCTGCCAGCGCGGCCTGCTCCTTATAG
- the tkt gene encoding transketolase, with protein MTQGSQCSLDDICINTIRTLSMDAVQAANSGHPGAPMGMAAAAYTLWTRFLKHNPKNPQWQDRDRFVLSGGHASMLLYSLLHLTGYDLSLDDIKNFRQWGSKTPGHPEYGHTPGVETTTGPLGQGFANAVGMAMAERHLAARFNRPGYDIVDHFTYVMCGDGDLMEGVSAEAASLAGHLGLGKLICIYDDNEISIEGSTDIAFTENVGARFSAYQWQVIDVADGNDVAAISAAIQAARADGDRPSLIVAHTHIAFGSPNKQDTADAHGAPLGAEEICLTKKNLGCPENESFCVPDMAIGVFQKAIEAGQAAEAAWMEKLASFKKEYPAQAAELTNSMSGVLPAEWDADIPVFSGDPVATRGASGKVLNAVAGKVATLMGGSADLAPSNKTEIAASHDFQKGRYDGRNIRFGVREHAMGAILSGMALHKGIRPYGATFLVFADYMRPAIRMAALMKLPTLYIFTHDSIAVGEDGPTHQPVEHLASLRCIPGLTVIRPADANETAAAWRQAIQHKDGPVALILSRQKLPVLPAMACGKNCLGNGAYILSDCQGTPDMILIGTGAEVHLALGAQKVLADRNIPARVVNMPSWELFEKMPEDYKGSVFPSDGKPRLVVEAGSPMGWERYIGTHGGMVTMNGFGASAPGSTVLAKFGFTVDHVVQNALNLIKR; from the coding sequence ATGACGCAAGGTTCGCAGTGCAGTTTGGACGATATATGTATCAACACCATCCGGACCCTATCCATGGATGCGGTTCAGGCGGCCAATTCCGGCCACCCGGGCGCTCCCATGGGGATGGCGGCTGCTGCGTACACCCTGTGGACCCGGTTCTTGAAACATAACCCGAAAAATCCCCAATGGCAGGATCGGGACCGGTTTGTCTTGTCCGGCGGGCATGCGTCCATGCTGCTGTACAGCCTGCTGCATCTGACCGGATATGACCTGAGCCTCGATGACATTAAAAATTTCCGCCAGTGGGGCAGTAAAACCCCCGGACATCCGGAATACGGGCATACACCGGGCGTTGAAACCACGACGGGTCCTCTGGGACAGGGCTTTGCCAACGCCGTGGGCATGGCCATGGCCGAACGCCATCTGGCCGCACGGTTCAACCGGCCCGGTTATGACATCGTGGATCATTTTACCTATGTCATGTGCGGCGACGGCGATCTGATGGAAGGGGTGTCCGCGGAAGCCGCTTCCCTGGCAGGACACCTGGGGCTGGGAAAACTGATCTGTATTTATGATGACAATGAAATTTCCATTGAAGGCAGCACGGATATCGCGTTTACCGAAAATGTGGGCGCGCGGTTTAGCGCCTATCAGTGGCAGGTCATCGACGTGGCGGATGGAAATGATGTGGCCGCAATTTCGGCCGCGATTCAAGCGGCGCGTGCCGATGGGGACCGACCCTCCCTCATTGTGGCGCACACCCACATCGCATTCGGCAGCCCCAACAAGCAGGATACGGCCGATGCGCACGGCGCCCCGCTGGGTGCTGAAGAGATTTGCCTGACCAAAAAAAATCTGGGATGCCCTGAAAATGAGTCTTTCTGCGTTCCGGACATGGCGATCGGGGTATTTCAAAAAGCGATTGAAGCCGGACAAGCGGCGGAAGCGGCCTGGATGGAAAAGCTTGCTTCATTTAAAAAAGAGTATCCGGCGCAGGCCGCTGAATTGACCAACAGCATGAGCGGCGTTCTGCCGGCTGAATGGGATGCCGATATTCCCGTTTTTTCGGGAGACCCGGTCGCCACGCGCGGCGCATCGGGAAAGGTGCTGAACGCGGTCGCGGGCAAGGTGGCGACGCTGATGGGCGGCTCCGCGGATCTGGCCCCGTCCAACAAAACGGAAATCGCAGCCTCTCATGATTTTCAAAAAGGCCGCTATGACGGCCGCAATATTCGCTTCGGGGTTCGGGAGCATGCCATGGGCGCCATTCTTTCCGGCATGGCCCTTCACAAGGGCATTCGGCCCTATGGCGCAACCTTCCTCGTTTTTGCCGATTATATGCGGCCGGCCATTCGCATGGCGGCATTAATGAAACTGCCGACGCTCTATATCTTCACGCATGATTCCATTGCCGTCGGCGAAGACGGACCGACGCACCAGCCGGTGGAACATCTGGCCTCTCTGCGATGCATTCCGGGACTCACCGTAATTCGGCCCGCGGACGCCAATGAAACTGCGGCCGCCTGGCGGCAAGCAATTCAACATAAGGACGGCCCGGTGGCGCTGATTCTGAGCCGCCAGAAATTGCCGGTGCTCCCGGCGATGGCCTGCGGTAAAAACTGCCTGGGCAACGGCGCTTATATTTTATCCGATTGCCAGGGGACTCCCGATATGATTCTCATCGGCACCGGCGCGGAAGTTCATTTGGCATTAGGTGCTCAAAAGGTGCTGGCCGATCGAAACATCCCCGCGCGCGTGGTGAACATGCCCAGTTGGGAATTATTTGAAAAAATGCCGGAAGACTATAAGGGCAGCGTGTTTCCATCTGACGGAAAGCCCCGGCTGGTGGTGGAAGCCGGCTCTCCCATGGGCTGGGAACGTTACATCGGTACTCATGGCGGAATGGTGACCATGAACGGCTTCGGCGCATCGGCACCGGGCAGCACCGTTCTTGCGAAATTCGGCTTTACCGTGGACCATGTTGTCCAAAATGCGCTGAATTTAATAAAAAGATAA
- a CDS encoding ISAs1 family transposase, which produces MSNLKISPSTSPPRFVLRPVRRDEMDRWRTLMRQYHYLGFERIVGKSLCYVATTNETQWVALLGWGSAALKCAARDQWIGWDRALQFKRLHLIANNVRFLILPDWRIPNLASHLLALNLKRLSQDWQLYHGHPLLLAETFVDSARFAGTCYRAAGWQVLGSTQGYSKSNKGYWHNGQPKLLLVRPLVADASRHLRAPFLTSVGAPGKECTAMIDINQLPLQGHGGLMDLLKTVADPRKPRGVRHPVVTVVAIAICASLSGARSFTAIAEWAETLSREALRKLGSKRPKPPSEPTIRRVLQSLNADLWDSQIGNWIVQHCPLAGRAVAADGKTLRGAHDAGQRPVHLLSAILHQEALVIGQMAVKEKTNEIPQIARTSCASAPARCGRNRRCAAHSARYGPLYRRKKAGRLPVYCQRESTHSAQ; this is translated from the coding sequence ATGAGCAACTTAAAAATTTCGCCTTCAACCAGCCCACCCCGCTTTGTTTTACGTCCCGTCCGACGCGACGAGATGGATCGTTGGCGTACCTTGATGCGCCAGTACCACTATCTCGGCTTTGAGCGGATCGTAGGAAAATCCCTTTGCTATGTTGCCACCACTAATGAAACCCAATGGGTAGCCCTTCTTGGCTGGGGCTCTGCGGCACTTAAGTGTGCTGCCCGGGATCAATGGATTGGATGGGACCGGGCGTTGCAGTTCAAACGGTTGCATTTGATTGCCAACAATGTTCGTTTTTTGATCCTGCCCGATTGGCGCATCCCCAATTTGGCCTCACACCTATTGGCATTGAACCTCAAGCGCCTGAGCCAAGACTGGCAGCTTTACCATGGGCATCCCCTTTTGCTGGCAGAAACCTTTGTCGATAGTGCCCGCTTTGCCGGTACGTGCTACCGGGCCGCCGGTTGGCAAGTGCTCGGTTCAACGCAAGGCTATTCCAAAAGCAACAAGGGCTACTGGCATAACGGCCAACCAAAGCTTTTATTGGTGCGCCCTTTGGTGGCCGATGCCTCCCGGCATTTACGCGCCCCGTTTTTGACTTCTGTTGGCGCACCTGGAAAGGAGTGCACCGCGATGATCGACATCAATCAACTGCCCCTGCAAGGTCATGGTGGACTGATGGATCTGCTAAAAACTGTGGCCGACCCCCGAAAGCCACGCGGAGTGCGCCATCCGGTAGTCACTGTCGTGGCAATTGCCATCTGCGCCTCGCTGTCCGGAGCACGCAGTTTTACCGCCATCGCTGAATGGGCCGAAACGTTGAGCCGTGAGGCGCTGCGTAAGCTTGGCTCCAAACGGCCCAAACCACCCTCGGAACCCACCATCCGGCGCGTTTTACAGTCTCTGAATGCTGATCTGTGGGACTCCCAAATCGGCAATTGGATAGTGCAACACTGCCCTTTGGCCGGACGTGCGGTGGCCGCTGATGGCAAAACACTGCGCGGAGCCCATGATGCGGGCCAGCGACCTGTCCACCTGCTCAGCGCCATTTTGCACCAAGAGGCCCTGGTAATCGGCCAAATGGCTGTCAAAGAAAAAACCAACGAAATCCCCCAAATTGCCCGAACTTCTTGCGCCTCTGCCCCTGCAAGGTGCGGTCGTAACCGCCGATGCGCTGCACACTCAGCACGATACGGCCCGTTATATCGTAGAAAAAAAGCAGGCCGGTTACCTGTTTATTGTCAAAGAGAATCAACCCACTCTGCGCAATGA
- a CDS encoding type II toxin-antitoxin system ParD family antitoxin: protein MATLNVSMPDELRAFVEARVNTGEYQSASDYLRDLIRHDCEEIDRLLMEGIESGKSSPLDLSSLQKKARALLKKEQG, encoded by the coding sequence ATGGCAACGCTGAACGTCTCGATGCCCGACGAACTTCGGGCCTTTGTCGAAGCCCGCGTCAACACAGGGGAGTATCAAAGCGCCAGCGATTATTTGCGCGACCTCATAAGACATGACTGTGAAGAAATAGACCGGCTCTTGATGGAAGGGATTGAAAGTGGCAAATCCTCGCCCCTTGACCTGTCGTCTTTGCAAAAAAAGGCGCGGGCCTTACTCAAAAAAGAACAGGGTTAA
- a CDS encoding radical SAM protein yields MHYEGNMIRPPSEAHSILLQATVGCSHNKCTFCGAFTGERFRIKPDEIIFSDIEFAAQYCHRQRRVFICDGDALILPQQRLLAILKRIETRLPWVTRVGVYANPKSIKMKTPSELSELKAHGLRIAYMGLETGDEVTMKTVRKGVTVDTAIAMGQKVRAAGIKLSVTVLLGVAGRERSEIHAVETGRALSAIDPEYVGALSLMLIPGTALYRDHEEGRFPLIEPDEMLRELRTMIAHTNMTRGQFHANHASNYLPIKARLPKDKPETLQLIDAALAGKIQLRPEYLRAL; encoded by the coding sequence ATGCACTACGAAGGGAACATGATCCGGCCGCCCAGTGAGGCCCATAGCATTTTGCTGCAAGCCACTGTGGGATGCTCTCACAATAAATGCACCTTTTGCGGCGCTTTCACTGGAGAGCGGTTTCGCATCAAACCGGATGAGATTATTTTTTCGGATATTGAATTTGCCGCCCAATATTGCCACCGCCAGCGCCGCGTCTTTATCTGTGACGGCGACGCGCTGATTCTTCCGCAACAACGCCTTCTTGCCATTCTAAAAAGAATAGAAACCCGTCTTCCCTGGGTCACCCGCGTGGGCGTATACGCCAACCCCAAGAGCATCAAGATGAAAACACCGTCTGAGCTATCCGAACTTAAGGCGCACGGACTGCGTATCGCGTACATGGGACTTGAAACCGGCGATGAGGTCACGATGAAAACTGTCCGCAAAGGCGTCACCGTTGATACCGCCATTGCCATGGGACAAAAAGTTCGGGCCGCAGGCATTAAATTATCCGTCACCGTATTGTTGGGCGTTGCCGGCCGCGAACGCTCTGAAATTCATGCGGTTGAAACCGGGCGGGCGCTGTCCGCTATAGATCCTGAGTATGTGGGCGCGCTGAGCCTCATGCTGATTCCGGGCACAGCGCTTTACCGGGATCACGAAGAAGGCCGATTCCCCCTGATCGAGCCAGACGAGATGCTTCGGGAGCTTCGCACCATGATCGCCCATACGAATATGACCCGGGGGCAATTTCATGCCAACCATGCCTCTAACTACCTGCCCATCAAGGCCAGACTGCCCAAGGACAAGCCGGAAACGCTGCAACTGATCGATGCCGCGCTGGCCGGAAAAATTCAGTTGCGACCCGAGTATCTCAGAGCCTTGTAG
- a CDS encoding lytic transglycosylase domain-containing protein, with translation MGIDLYGIIGGQPGLYTNKSVFPATGYERNSAATLSSPSSAAGSPGPFHQLLEERLNSQTLRTINQHTTPSRLSGPELFALSQRIKLQLTDSLLRAFAEDESDNSDSSPMMSNPYDMFPQTMTGPISPSTIRQEPSENHTPAPHDLSGIIDRAAAAYNMDPDLITGVIHAESGFDPNALSPKGAMGLMQLMPQTANELGVADPFDPVENIMGGTRYLKRLMDRYQGDMSLALAAYNWGMGNLESRGDRLPAETKHYVRKITDFYQERKTAAA, from the coding sequence ATGGGCATTGATTTATACGGCATCATTGGCGGTCAACCCGGATTGTATACCAATAAATCCGTTTTCCCGGCAACCGGGTATGAGCGAAACAGCGCAGCGACCCTTTCTTCTCCTTCCAGTGCTGCCGGCAGCCCCGGGCCGTTTCATCAGCTTCTGGAAGAAAGGCTCAATAGCCAAACCCTGCGGACCATCAACCAACATACCACCCCATCCCGGCTCAGCGGGCCTGAATTATTCGCGCTTTCCCAAAGGATCAAGCTGCAACTGACTGACAGCTTGCTCAGAGCATTTGCCGAGGATGAATCGGACAATTCGGATTCATCTCCCATGATGAGCAACCCTTACGATATGTTCCCCCAAACCATGACCGGGCCGATATCGCCGTCAACGATTCGACAGGAGCCGTCAGAAAACCATACGCCCGCCCCTCATGATCTATCCGGTATCATCGACCGGGCAGCCGCCGCTTATAATATGGACCCCGATTTGATCACGGGCGTGATTCACGCGGAAAGCGGTTTTGATCCCAACGCCCTGTCGCCGAAAGGCGCCATGGGACTTATGCAGCTGATGCCGCAGACGGCAAATGAGCTCGGCGTGGCAGACCCCTTTGATCCGGTTGAGAACATCATGGGGGGCACACGCTATTTAAAGCGCCTGATGGATCGCTACCAAGGGGATATGTCATTGGCGCTCGCGGCGTACAACTGGGGAATGGGCAACCTGGAAAGCCGCGGGGACAGGCTGCCGGCTGAAACAAAACACTATGTCCGCAAAATCACCGATTTTTATCAGGAAAGAAAAACCGCCGCTGCTTAA
- a CDS encoding glycosyl hydrolase family 28-related protein: MIIHPRVWHVAGLYAFYDDRKSAFGRFDFRVWEDVRVSLIRGESMRWRGIASVVVSALLLCSGCSGKSARTDASGSGEAEWIPAVWREYESNGPTGDRLPDFSRAGYAEGDTPIPNVQAPVFDVTVHPFGAVPNDDRDDTAAIQAAIDAAGSAGGGVVFLPAGRYAVHQSADMPFLRIMRDHVILRGAGSGESGTILRLGAPGPQKSVRRLGTVPAIEEARCYTIVAVMGTEEKRELATYTDSALRGQTVVHVSNSSRLAKGQLVRVEFHDPMIDSLHPDPEKVDIAAQLTHPFNLLNHQTDNFGAMARTLSKIVKIEEILDNQRIRFTTPARFNEHLRYHPRIFSFDGVRGVGIEHLRLESDWPGEYRHHKALLDERGAVVRTAKEQDYLWGGLWFSYAYDGWVQDVVVKDLTQGIIFSHCADFTVREVQFQGVSGHAGITIGQSHGVLVERVDFFSRLVHPVTLKMWASGNVITDSEVHYEGWDKVNGMDAVIDFHGLFPYENLFDNLRGFYVCPGGDLSVLPHAGVRNVFWNIRAPRRMECYVCDKPNEFARSYDYKSTSSETPGTMHEHFPQAFFIGLYRNGDQPVEVGGSARDRHNAWMTCEGLNRPGLSVPSLYKAQLTRRTGGDGH; the protein is encoded by the coding sequence ATGATCATTCATCCGCGGGTTTGGCATGTTGCCGGCCTGTATGCCTTTTATGATGATCGAAAATCTGCGTTTGGCCGGTTTGATTTCAGGGTGTGGGAGGATGTGAGGGTGAGTCTTATCAGAGGGGAAAGCATGCGATGGCGGGGGATCGCGAGCGTGGTGGTATCCGCGCTGTTACTCTGTTCGGGATGTTCGGGAAAAAGCGCCAGAACAGACGCGTCGGGCAGTGGTGAGGCGGAATGGATTCCAGCGGTATGGCGGGAATATGAATCCAACGGGCCTACCGGCGATCGGTTGCCCGATTTTTCCCGCGCCGGATATGCAGAGGGAGACACCCCCATTCCGAATGTTCAGGCACCCGTGTTTGACGTCACGGTCCATCCATTCGGCGCGGTGCCGAATGACGATAGAGATGATACGGCAGCGATTCAGGCCGCCATTGATGCGGCGGGATCAGCTGGCGGCGGGGTTGTATTCTTGCCGGCGGGTCGATATGCCGTTCATCAAAGCGCGGACATGCCGTTTCTGAGAATTATGCGTGACCATGTGATTCTTCGCGGGGCGGGCAGCGGGGAGTCCGGAACCATTCTCCGGCTCGGCGCGCCCGGGCCGCAGAAATCCGTGCGCCGGCTGGGCACCGTGCCGGCCATTGAAGAGGCGCGCTGCTATACGATTGTGGCGGTGATGGGCACGGAGGAAAAGCGCGAATTGGCCACTTACACCGATAGCGCCTTAAGAGGGCAAACCGTGGTGCATGTTTCGAATAGCTCACGACTGGCTAAGGGGCAACTTGTTCGGGTGGAATTCCATGATCCCATGATCGACAGCCTGCACCCTGATCCGGAAAAAGTGGATATCGCGGCCCAATTGACGCATCCGTTCAACCTCCTGAATCATCAGACGGACAATTTCGGCGCCATGGCCCGCACCCTTTCCAAAATCGTAAAGATTGAAGAAATTCTCGATAATCAAAGGATTCGCTTTACCACACCCGCACGATTTAACGAACACTTACGCTACCATCCGCGTATTTTCTCTTTCGACGGGGTGAGGGGGGTCGGTATCGAGCACCTGCGTCTGGAAAGTGATTGGCCCGGAGAATACCGTCATCATAAAGCGCTTTTGGATGAGAGGGGAGCGGTGGTGAGAACCGCCAAAGAACAGGATTATCTCTGGGGCGGGTTGTGGTTCAGTTATGCCTATGACGGATGGGTTCAGGATGTTGTTGTTAAGGATTTGACACAAGGGATTATTTTTAGTCATTGCGCGGATTTTACGGTCCGGGAGGTACAGTTTCAGGGGGTTAGCGGGCACGCCGGCATCACGATCGGCCAGAGCCACGGTGTTTTGGTGGAGCGGGTGGATTTTTTTTCAAGGCTGGTTCATCCGGTCACTTTGAAAATGTGGGCTTCCGGCAATGTGATCACTGATAGCGAGGTGCACTACGAAGGATGGGATAAGGTCAACGGCATGGACGCCGTCATTGATTTTCATGGCCTTTTCCCCTACGAGAACTTGTTCGATAATTTGAGGGGCTTTTACGTTTGCCCCGGCGGTGACCTGAGCGTGCTGCCGCATGCCGGCGTTCGAAATGTTTTTTGGAACATACGGGCACCCCGGCGCATGGAATGCTATGTATGCGACAAGCCGAACGAGTTTGCCCGCAGCTATGATTATAAAAGTACCTCTTCGGAAACACCCGGGACCATGCATGAACATTTTCCACAAGCCTTTTTCATCGGATTGTACCGAAATGGGGATCAGCCTGTCGAGGTGGGCGGCAGCGCCCGGGACCGGCACAATGCCTGGATGACATGCGAGGGGTTGAACCGGCCCGGTTTGAGCGTTCCGTCGCTTTATAAGGCACAGCTTACCCGCCGGACCGGTGGGGACGGGCACTAA
- the gap gene encoding type I glyceraldehyde-3-phosphate dehydrogenase: MAYRIAINGYGRIGRSILRALDESRHCGEIEIVAINELSDITTIAHLTKYDTTHGRFSGQVEILENALCVNHHSIRVFHERDIDRLPWRALNIDVVLECTGSFVKRKQAEAHLESGAKKVIFSQPAEEDVDATIVYGVNEDILTSRHTIISNASCTTNCSIPVLKVLQDALGIEFGIITTIHSIMNDQPVIDAYHHQDLRRTRCAGQSIIPVNTELAKGIERILPELAGRFQAVSMRVPTINVSALDITVVVSAPTRVSQVNGILKEAGTGRLSGILGYTEEPLASCDFNHDSRSAVVDGGQTRVSGGTLVKLLAWFDNEWSYAHRMLDTTIALMNTAG; the protein is encoded by the coding sequence ATGGCGTACAGAATTGCAATCAACGGATATGGCAGAATCGGCCGGTCCATTCTTCGGGCACTTGATGAATCCCGCCACTGCGGGGAAATTGAGATTGTTGCCATCAATGAACTTTCCGACATCACAACCATCGCTCACCTGACCAAATATGATACAACCCATGGCCGGTTTTCGGGACAGGTTGAAATTCTCGAGAATGCGTTATGCGTGAACCATCATTCCATTCGGGTATTTCATGAACGGGATATCGACCGGCTGCCGTGGCGGGCACTGAACATTGATGTCGTGCTGGAGTGCACCGGTTCTTTTGTGAAAAGAAAGCAGGCGGAAGCGCACCTTGAAAGCGGCGCCAAAAAGGTGATTTTTTCCCAGCCGGCGGAAGAGGATGTGGATGCCACCATTGTTTACGGCGTCAACGAAGATATCCTTACAAGCCGGCATACCATTATATCCAACGCGTCCTGCACCACGAACTGCAGCATACCGGTGCTCAAGGTGCTTCAGGACGCACTTGGCATAGAGTTCGGTATTATCACCACCATTCATTCTATCATGAATGACCAGCCCGTGATCGATGCCTATCATCATCAGGACTTAAGGCGCACCCGATGCGCTGGCCAGTCTATTATTCCCGTGAATACGGAACTTGCCAAGGGAATCGAGCGAATCCTTCCCGAGCTGGCCGGACGGTTTCAGGCGGTATCCATGCGGGTGCCGACCATCAATGTGTCCGCCCTGGATATTACGGTGGTGGTTTCAGCTCCCACCCGGGTTTCGCAGGTGAACGGAATTTTAAAAGAAGCCGGCACGGGCAGGCTTTCCGGAATTCTTGGCTATACCGAAGAGCCCCTTGCTTCATGTGATTTCAACCATGATTCAAGATCCGCGGTGGTGGATGGCGGACAAACGCGGGTCAGTGGCGGTACCCTGGTTAAACTCCTGGCATGGTTTGACAATGAATGGTCCTATGCCCACCGAATGCTGGATACCACGATCGCGTTGATGAACACGGCCGGCTGA
- a CDS encoding exodeoxyribonuclease III yields the protein MSWNVNGIRAIEQKGFVDIVKTLSPDIFAVQETRVQPDQLSEALLNIDGYHSYWHSAVRKGYSGVAVYTKSTPLKVIYGLYGEGADDEGRVITLEYDDFYFINAYFPNAQHGLTRIDYKIAFNSALHRFAAERAKEKSTVICGDFNVAHKAIDLTNPKENEKNPGYSPQERAWMDDFIGAGFIDSFRKFNSEPDNYTWWSYRFNARAKNIGWRIDYFCVDPNSDERVVGASILKDIMGSDHCPVQLDFK from the coding sequence ATTTCTTGGAATGTTAATGGAATTCGCGCGATCGAGCAGAAGGGATTCGTTGATATTGTCAAAACACTATCCCCGGACATTTTCGCGGTTCAGGAGACCCGGGTTCAACCGGATCAGTTGTCAGAAGCGCTCTTGAATATCGACGGCTATCATTCCTATTGGCACAGTGCCGTTCGTAAGGGATATTCCGGTGTGGCCGTTTATACGAAGTCTACACCGCTCAAAGTGATTTACGGGCTATATGGCGAGGGTGCTGATGACGAAGGCAGGGTTATCACCTTGGAATATGATGATTTTTATTTCATCAATGCCTATTTTCCCAATGCCCAGCACGGCCTGACGAGAATCGATTACAAAATAGCGTTTAATTCGGCATTGCATCGGTTTGCCGCTGAGCGCGCAAAAGAAAAATCCACAGTGATCTGCGGCGATTTCAATGTCGCTCACAAGGCCATTGATCTGACCAATCCCAAGGAAAACGAAAAAAATCCGGGGTATTCCCCGCAAGAGCGTGCCTGGATGGATGACTTTATCGGCGCCGGTTTCATCGATAGCTTTCGTAAATTCAACTCGGAACCCGACAACTATACCTGGTGGAGCTACCGGTTTAATGCGCGTGCCAAGAATATCGGGTGGCGTATTGACTATTTTTGCGTGGACCCGAACAGCGATGAGCGTGTTGTGGGGGCTTCGATTCTAAAGGATATTATGGGGTCGGACCACTGCCCGGTGCAACTCGATTTCAAGTGA